A window of the Haloquadratum walsbyi C23 genome harbors these coding sequences:
- a CDS encoding 3-dehydroquinate synthase II, whose protein sequence is MTESRSHSRRVWIKADSDVGDWKTRKRRIITGLEAGVDCVLVDPEDISRVQSLGDVSIAAFTSTADSETHRSAETEGVEEADTVVIGKESESDGTDDFPETLSASADLSAIETHSNNTVAETGAYIRILSEEYEALAETAAADASYTIVIGEDWTIIPLENLIARIGSETTLIAGVTSAEEAQTAFETLEIGVDGVLLDTDDPDEIRETVAVRDATERETLELEWATVIDIERAGMADRVCVDTANLMQHNEGMLIGSMSRGLIFVHAETAESPYVASRPFRVNAGAVHAYLRTPDGGTAYLSELQSGDTVQVVNTDGQTREAIVGRVKIEKRPMFRIELEYDDDRVETLLQNAETIKVNTQSGRTAVTDLESGDEIRLFYEETARHFGEVVEESIIEK, encoded by the coding sequence ATGACAGAATCACGCTCACATTCACGTCGTGTATGGATAAAAGCAGATAGTGATGTTGGTGACTGGAAAACGCGAAAGCGTCGTATCATAACGGGACTCGAAGCAGGCGTTGACTGTGTGCTTGTCGACCCAGAGGATATCTCACGTGTTCAATCGCTTGGTGATGTTTCAATAGCAGCATTTACTTCGACAGCAGATAGTGAGACCCATCGTAGCGCTGAAACAGAGGGGGTTGAAGAGGCTGACACTGTTGTTATTGGAAAAGAAAGCGAAAGTGACGGGACAGATGATTTCCCGGAAACACTCTCTGCATCAGCTGATCTAAGCGCAATTGAAACTCATAGTAATAACACTGTGGCTGAGACTGGTGCATATATTCGAATTCTTTCAGAAGAGTATGAAGCGTTAGCTGAGACTGCAGCGGCAGATGCATCATATACTATTGTAATTGGTGAGGACTGGACGATTATCCCGCTTGAAAATCTCATTGCACGTATCGGTTCTGAGACGACCCTTATCGCCGGTGTTACATCAGCTGAAGAGGCACAGACCGCCTTTGAGACGCTTGAGATTGGGGTTGATGGTGTCTTGCTTGATACCGATGACCCAGATGAGATACGTGAAACGGTCGCTGTCCGCGACGCTACTGAGCGTGAAACGCTTGAACTTGAATGGGCGACTGTGATCGATATTGAGCGCGCCGGGATGGCTGATCGCGTCTGCGTTGATACAGCGAATCTCATGCAGCATAATGAAGGAATGCTTATTGGAAGCATGAGCCGTGGGCTCATATTCGTCCATGCTGAGACAGCCGAGTCACCGTATGTTGCATCGCGTCCGTTTCGTGTAAACGCTGGCGCTGTCCATGCGTATCTTCGAACGCCTGATGGTGGCACGGCATATCTTTCAGAATTACAAAGTGGTGATACCGTTCAGGTCGTCAATACTGATGGACAAACACGTGAAGCAATCGTTGGTCGCGTGAAAATCGAAAAGCGCCCAATGTTTCGAATTGAACTCGAGTATGATGATGACCGCGTTGAGACACTACTACAAAATGCTGAGACGATCAAGGTCAATACACAGTCAGGACGAACAGCAGTCACAGATCTTGAGTCTGGAGACGAAATTCGGTTATTCTATGAGGAAACAGCTCGGCACTTCGGTGAGGTAGTGGAAGAAAGCATCATTGAGAAGTAA
- a CDS encoding transcription initiation factor IIB: MSEKTTHTCENARTRVESNNESEVTTNSAHDRIRTDGGTVGQRWVRPGEKESEEESVSESEEETTSESLVCPECSGNVVADDEHGETICDDCGLVITEDSVDRGPEWRAFDAKEKDQKSRVGAPTTNTMHDKGLSTNIDWRDRDAYGNSLSSNQRQKMQRLRKWNERFRTRDSKERNLKQALGEVDRMASALGLPENVRETASVIYRRALDEDLLPGRSIEGVSTSCVYAAARMAGVPRSLDEIAEVSRVPKSEVARTYRYIARELSLEVKPADPEQYVPRFASELGLSDESTLRARQLLQNAKEKGVHSGKSPVGLAAAAVYAAALLTNEKTTQAAVSEVADISEVTIRNRYHELLEAKDAVGAT, encoded by the coding sequence ATGAGCGAGAAAACCACACACACTTGCGAGAACGCGAGAACGAGAGTCGAGTCGAATAATGAATCAGAAGTAACAACAAACAGTGCACACGACCGCATTCGAACTGACGGTGGTACTGTTGGACAACGATGGGTTCGCCCTGGCGAAAAAGAATCTGAAGAAGAGTCTGTGTCCGAGTCAGAAGAGGAGACAACAAGTGAAAGTCTTGTCTGCCCAGAATGCAGCGGCAATGTTGTCGCTGATGATGAGCATGGAGAGACAATTTGTGATGACTGTGGTCTCGTGATTACGGAGGACTCTGTTGATCGTGGTCCTGAATGGCGTGCGTTTGATGCAAAAGAAAAAGACCAGAAGTCCCGTGTTGGCGCCCCAACAACAAATACAATGCATGATAAGGGGCTTTCGACAAATATTGACTGGCGAGACCGCGATGCATATGGCAATTCTCTATCCTCAAATCAGCGACAGAAGATGCAACGACTCCGAAAGTGGAATGAACGATTCCGAACTCGTGATTCAAAGGAGCGAAACCTCAAACAAGCACTTGGTGAGGTTGATCGAATGGCCTCAGCGCTTGGGCTTCCCGAAAATGTTCGTGAAACGGCTTCTGTGATTTATCGTCGGGCGCTCGATGAAGATCTACTACCTGGACGGTCAATTGAGGGCGTTTCAACATCATGTGTCTATGCGGCTGCACGAATGGCTGGTGTGCCCCGGTCACTCGATGAGATTGCAGAGGTATCACGAGTTCCAAAAAGTGAGGTTGCACGGACATACCGATACATTGCCCGAGAACTATCATTAGAGGTAAAGCCTGCGGATCCAGAGCAATACGTTCCTCGATTTGCCTCTGAACTTGGGCTTTCGGATGAATCAACGCTTCGTGCGCGTCAACTATTACAGAATGCAAAAGAAAAGGGCGTGCACTCAGGAAAGTCCCCAGTTGGACTTGCTGCTGCGGCAGTGTATGCTGCGGCGCTGTTAACCAATGAAAAAACAACACAAGCAGCAGTAAGTGAGGTAGCCGATATCTCTGAGGTAACAATCCGAAACCGATATCATGAGCTTCTTGAGGCGAAAGACGCAGTTGGAGCCACATAA
- a CDS encoding endonuclease III domain-containing protein — MDIDIRELHRDLVSLHERPDPAHTTDGVRQLLGTILSQSVADAQTARATHALFEAYPDYRAMETAPHEELADVIEVAGLKNQKAARIQRALTAIRKETGGEYTLMFLANQSTEAAQSWLTDIKGVGPKTASVVLNFHFEKPTFAVDTHVERLAKRFGLLDSTASNKRAHTELNELVPDDLKYSLHVLMITHGREYCTAQSPNCANSVCQTYCSCSACDSLDTS; from the coding sequence ATGGATATTGATATTCGCGAACTGCACCGCGATCTTGTCTCTTTACATGAACGTCCAGACCCAGCACATACTACAGATGGTGTTCGACAACTTCTCGGAACGATTCTCTCACAAAGTGTCGCTGATGCCCAAACTGCCCGTGCAACACACGCACTATTTGAAGCATATCCAGATTATAGAGCAATGGAGACCGCACCACATGAAGAACTTGCAGATGTTATCGAAGTTGCAGGGTTAAAAAATCAAAAAGCAGCTCGAATCCAGCGTGCGTTGACGGCGATTCGTAAGGAAACAGGTGGTGAATATACACTTATGTTTCTCGCTAATCAATCAACCGAGGCAGCTCAGTCGTGGCTTACTGATATCAAAGGAGTTGGTCCAAAAACAGCAAGTGTTGTCTTGAATTTTCACTTTGAAAAGCCAACGTTCGCTGTCGATACGCATGTTGAGCGGCTTGCAAAACGATTTGGGCTTCTTGATTCAACTGCATCAAATAAGCGAGCACATACTGAATTAAACGAACTGGTTCCGGATGATCTCAAGTACTCACTGCACGTGCTAATGATCACCCATGGTCGCGAGTATTGTACCGCTCAAAGTCCTAATTGCGCAAATTCTGTCTGTCAAACCTACTGCTCATGCTCAGCATGTGATTCTCTAGACACATCTTAA
- a CDS encoding helical backbone metal receptor: MSSTSDATPRVVAAAPSASAIISHMGAADILVGVTAHCSVDRPVIGGWLTPDYARLETLDPDIICTADALQASIRDELRDRGYTVCHLEPNTLDGVINSFETLAEAIGRPTVGSTLATQTREQLNTVRHRVASNSTVTVYAEEWADPPMAAGNWVPEAIAAAGGHHPFCDPGERSREVTQTEVEKAAPDHVVLHHCGHGTHTNAEAFHERGWDIDASVHVLDDDLLNQPSPALFEGIEILAERLHSES; the protein is encoded by the coding sequence ATGTCATCAACATCTGATGCGACACCACGTGTTGTTGCTGCTGCTCCGAGTGCGAGCGCAATCATTTCACATATGGGGGCAGCTGATATTCTTGTCGGGGTTACCGCACATTGCTCAGTTGACCGTCCTGTTATTGGTGGGTGGCTTACTCCTGATTATGCTCGTCTTGAGACACTCGATCCGGATATTATCTGCACCGCTGATGCACTTCAAGCATCGATCCGTGATGAACTCCGTGACCGTGGCTACACTGTCTGTCATCTTGAGCCCAATACCCTTGATGGAGTTATCAACTCGTTTGAGACACTTGCTGAGGCAATTGGTCGACCAACAGTCGGGTCAACCCTTGCAACACAAACACGTGAACAATTGAACACCGTCCGTCATCGCGTTGCGAGTAACTCAACAGTGACCGTTTATGCCGAAGAATGGGCGGATCCCCCGATGGCGGCTGGTAATTGGGTACCAGAGGCAATTGCCGCTGCTGGTGGACATCACCCATTTTGTGATCCTGGCGAACGCTCTCGTGAGGTCACACAAACGGAGGTTGAGAAAGCTGCTCCTGATCACGTCGTGCTTCATCACTGTGGTCATGGAACACATACAAACGCAGAGGCATTTCATGAGAGAGGGTGGGATATTGATGCATCAGTCCATGTTCTCGATGATGATCTGTTAAATCAACCAAGTCCAGCACTATTTGAGGGGATTGAGATACTTGCCGAGCGACTGCACTCAGAGAGCTGA
- a CDS encoding ISH3-like element ISHwa13 family transposase: protein MLDLTDPDGYLSASEVKDTAEAVISPLPLPGVEGSPLDPGDIWLVVIFACVNETSIWETCNEHDGTPCDDTVLAWLHTLNRGWLEVVANLQLSRLAMTILDAEQSRIVSIDFIDNPYHGDHYDEEGELCSMAPKDGTTTCHRYCTAYVVSNGKPVTLAMTYVRNDETEADAVERVLARVENYPFEIELLLADSGFFNERVIRRSREIAATVVHVPKKGDRMKEKLDVHKSYMTTYRMYKDSERELRVPLAVSVSYQNGDRNKHGEVVRGYVACGVTDHTAKQVERIYRKRSGIETTYRLIRQARGVTTTRDPVVRFAFMLVAAILENLWLVLRWAVVARPQRGGRDLPEEFTFSVFCDWIRRELEEQLERRWKIKMNGTGIPPSYQAAAG, encoded by the coding sequence GTGTTAGACCTTACAGACCCAGACGGGTACCTTTCGGCATCAGAAGTCAAAGATACCGCGGAAGCGGTTATTTCTCCGCTCCCACTGCCGGGTGTCGAGGGGAGCCCCCTCGACCCCGGCGATATCTGGCTCGTTGTTATCTTTGCCTGCGTGAACGAAACCTCAATCTGGGAAACCTGCAACGAACACGATGGAACACCCTGCGATGATACTGTTCTGGCGTGGCTTCACACACTCAATCGTGGGTGGCTCGAAGTCGTTGCTAACCTCCAGCTTAGCCGCCTCGCTATGACGATTCTCGACGCAGAGCAGTCGAGAATCGTCTCTATCGACTTCATCGACAACCCCTATCACGGCGACCACTACGACGAGGAAGGAGAGCTCTGCTCGATGGCTCCGAAAGATGGCACGACCACGTGCCATCGATACTGTACAGCGTACGTCGTTTCCAACGGAAAACCGGTGACGCTGGCGATGACGTACGTTCGTAACGACGAGACAGAGGCTGACGCGGTCGAGCGCGTGCTCGCCCGCGTCGAGAACTACCCCTTTGAGATCGAGTTGCTGCTTGCTGACAGCGGTTTCTTCAATGAGCGTGTGATTCGTCGGTCACGAGAAATCGCTGCCACAGTCGTTCACGTTCCAAAGAAAGGAGATCGCATGAAAGAGAAACTCGACGTGCACAAGTCGTACATGACGACCTACCGCATGTACAAAGACAGCGAGCGGGAACTCCGTGTCCCGCTCGCGGTCTCTGTCTCCTACCAGAACGGTGATCGGAACAAACACGGCGAGGTTGTCCGTGGCTACGTGGCTTGCGGCGTTACCGATCATACCGCCAAACAGGTCGAACGGATCTATCGGAAACGATCAGGCATCGAGACGACCTACCGGCTGATTCGGCAGGCACGAGGGGTCACGACAACTCGTGACCCCGTCGTTCGGTTTGCCTTCATGCTCGTGGCTGCTATTCTGGAGAACCTCTGGTTGGTGCTTCGCTGGGCCGTCGTCGCCCGCCCGCAGCGGGGCGGGCGCGACTTACCTGAAGAGTTCACGTTCTCTGTGTTTTGCGATTGGATTCGGAGGGAGTTGGAGGAGCAGTTGGAGCGACGGTGGAAGATCAAGATGAACGGGACAGGTATTCCACCGTCATACCAAGCGGCCGCGGGCTGA
- a CDS encoding type I 3-dehydroquinate dehydratase — protein MTSTQAVSFDTFQLAAATADLSDEPAASDYADIVEFRLDLAYADTSLPDPLTAISAYDHSSSLPLIVTNRPEWEGGAYDGETIDRLEMLITAAKHDAVIAVDIELETLKSQHGKRVARDIRNSGAVIIASTHDFTSTPQQSVLHERLHTAAQLGDIGKLAVTAQTHRDALRVLAATEQASQWGDTVATMAMGALGQHTRVVAPLYGSRIGYAPVNPTDATAPGQYDIKTLSEMIDTLTHTKVEDD, from the coding sequence ATGACATCGACACAAGCGGTCTCATTTGACACGTTTCAACTCGCCGCTGCAACAGCAGATCTCAGTGATGAGCCTGCTGCCAGTGATTATGCTGATATAGTCGAATTCCGACTTGACCTTGCATATGCAGACACATCACTTCCAGATCCGCTTACTGCAATATCAGCATATGATCACAGTAGTTCACTTCCATTGATAGTGACCAACCGCCCGGAGTGGGAAGGTGGAGCCTATGATGGTGAGACCATAGACCGACTTGAGATGCTGATAACGGCAGCGAAACATGATGCTGTTATTGCCGTTGATATTGAATTGGAAACGTTGAAATCACAACACGGAAAGAGAGTTGCTCGCGATATTCGCAACAGCGGAGCAGTTATAATTGCATCGACACATGATTTCACCTCAACACCTCAACAGTCTGTGCTTCACGAGCGTCTTCACACAGCCGCACAACTTGGCGATATTGGAAAGCTTGCTGTGACGGCGCAGACACACCGTGATGCCCTTCGTGTGCTCGCCGCGACTGAACAGGCATCTCAATGGGGTGATACTGTCGCCACAATGGCGATGGGAGCGCTTGGTCAACATACTCGAGTAGTTGCTCCTCTGTATGGGTCACGAATCGGATATGCACCCGTCAATCCTACAGATGCAACTGCGCCAGGACAGTACGACATAAAAACGCTTTCAGAAATGATCGATACTCTCACTCATACGAAAGTTGAGGATGATTAG